The DNA window TGGAAGGAGGAAAAAAATACTTAGGTCTCTACTACTTGATGAGGCATGGAAACTTGCACATAATTCGGTATTGTACAAGTGTAGCTCCCCATTCTTTGAAGCAAAGCTCATACTATGTATAATTCCACTTAGCGAATACAAATAAGCACACCATATTTGCAGAAGTTTTCAGCATCCGTTTCATCTTTCCATCAGCAAATAGTAGTCTCTGCTTAGCCCCCACCCTCGGGTctcattatattttaaattaactggATTTGCTTTACCTGGTTTAGTGTTCCACTGGATTTCTGGCCCATTGAGGATTTTCCGCTCCAATTGTGGAGAAGCCAAGCACGCTGGCAGGGGCGCTCTGAATTTATTAGCCGCACCGGGCTCTGACCCTAAAGGGTGCCTATCCCAGCCGAATCCCATCCTATCTGGTGGTGGCTTTGGTTTCCTTTGGGCCatctctttttattttctgaaatTAATGCGGCAAACACTAATTAATTGCGCAGGTGTGCAGCTGTTCTGTAGCTcgtgttgttgctgcggcgTTGTTATTGCACGGGATAAGCCTAATTGAATTTCTGTAGCTTTTTGCTAGGCTTGCGAATTCAGGAGCGGAGATCCTATCTCGCCATTGGTTATAATTAATTACACAGCGGCCATGATAGGAGGCCTTTTGcatttattatctttaaattattgatttttgtcaGCAACGTAATGTAGTCGCAAGGGACAAAGCCAATAGAGAAGCTTACAAACTATTGCTGAAAGTTAAAAAGGGTTAACATTCCATTATTcgtatttgtttataaaagaaaccgttttaagttaatttattttggaaataaaaagCCAAATGGTCTAAACAGAATTACCTATATGTTATTAGTTGCAGACGACCAAGGGTATACTCAGGCAACCTGTAGAGAATCAAGCTTCTGGCCTTCTGGTTCAGCGTTGGCCGTAATCAAATTCACGCTTTGCacttatttaattgtttttctttttaatttatcataGCTAATAAATTGACTTTTATGACTGGTCATGAGAAGCTCGTAAAATTTGCATATGACTGTTTACGGAGCTTTGGCTGGAAGTCGTGGTCCTTCAACGGTTGACggcattattattatgtcAACGTAATGTCGTCGTCAAATGGTTTTTCGCGTGACATTTGCATTTCAGTTCAGTTCGGCTGAGTTGAGCCCTCGGGTCCGATGACATTTCATTAGCCGTAGTTCTTCGCGCACATAATAACGTGTGCCATTGTTTTTCATTGTCGTTTTATGtgctgtttatatttttatggcatGCCATatagtatttaatatttttattatatatgaGCCACATGCGACCGTCCCTCCCGTCCTATCATGTCTGCGAATAAAACAGTTTCATTCCTTCTTCTGGCGGAACTTTTAGGGACAGCGAACTTTCTCACCAGGTGGAAGGGCTGCCCTCCATCCCCATCCTCATCTCCTTGAACTGAAATCATACTACTTGAGGAGTCACCCGCTGCTTCGTGTTTGCAGTTATTATTGTCTATAAATCGCTGGGAGGACCCGATGGGAGCAGGAGCCATATACACGATGACATTATGAATTTAttactatttaaatattttacttctGCTATGGCCCTGGCAGGCGACGATGGGGCGCAATAATCGTTCTGACATTTTGTTTTGCCTGGCGTGCGTAACTATTTACGAGTCTACTCCGGTAACTTTTCCCTCCGCAGAGTCGAGGCCCCTGCACGGGTATATGGCTTGAGTAGGTCATGAATTATCGATGCTGTCAGCAataaatattgataaaatataactcCAAAGTTCTGGCACGTAAGCATCAGCTTTTGCAACTGCCTCGATTaccataatttaataattcgGGCAGTTAGGCCCCCTAAACGGTTCCGCTTAAAACCCATGCATAAATGTACATAAATAAGCATCTCATCTGAATgtcaatttaattattaatcaGCCAGACATATCTGGGCTACCAATTAGTCAGCAAACCAGTTCGTTTCATCGCATGGACTTGAGATTTGAGACCCGTTTGCATTTTTAGACTTTGACACCGGCACTTGACTTCAATCTTTgcccaaagcaaacaaaacaatggaaaaaacTCACGAACTTAAAACCGGTCTGATAATTCAGAACGATCATCTGGCAGCAACTTATTCATACATTGTAATTgcagaattatttttaacttaaatcaAATTAGGGCCAAAGAACGAAATTACCCTTAATGGCATTACTATGACTAACTTATAATTTGTAAGGGAGTTGAGTTAAGTAATTCGTCTTGTGATTAATACttaaaccttaaaaaaaatgattggACTGTAAGATAAAAAAGATTGGTATTAcaggtttatatttttataagaacaATATCTGTTTTTCGATTCATAAACTCGCATATTTACGGCCTTAGCATCTTAAAAGTTGCCCATTCATGCTTGACTTGCACTTATAAGTATTTCAGAACTacagaaaaaatgaaagatAAAACTATCAATAGATTACcgataaatattaaagatacaATCTTTTTTTGATTACTATCATCAAAAATTTGATTAGTTTTATTTCTGATCTCAAGTAAGAGACATTCTAGTTTGTACCAACTTATAGTCTTTTAGAAACTGTCCACTCATGCTTGGTTCGCACTTTTTTTAACACCTTAATAAAAACCCACgtaaaattcgaatttcaaGTTTGAGGTTTTGAGAGCTAAGGGTATTGTTAAATCAAATTTGTTGACGTTGACGCTTCGCTGACCACTTTGCCCCTTGGGAAGTACAGCTTTTTTTAATCGGTGGaaaatctcaaattacaaTTAGCACTTACATTATGGAAACCCAATTACTGTAGCCTTATAATGAGCCCGAGCCTGGGGCATTAAGGCCAATTACAACTACAATGGGAACTGCAGCGAACTTGCTTCATTTGCTGAGCTGGTATCGGATGAACTTTAAGCCTAAATGGCACACAGAGTGAGTCAGTGTCGGGTTGTCCACGAGATCGAAGGGGGTTGggccaaaaaaaacaaaacaacgaGCGTCATTAAAGCGGcgatttaaataaactaacCGATATATAGCCgtgtgtatatttaattacttatGCAGTGTGATCAGCGGAGTAGAGCGAAAACAAAACGcgataatcaaaacaaaactttagCGAAGCTGTATTCCAAATCGTATAAAAGCCGGAGGGTAGCAGAATAAAGCACACAGTTCTGATACCAAAGGGTTCCCATCAACATCTCAACCGAAACCATGAAGTTCCTGATTGTCCTGTCCGCCATCCTGGCCATTTCTTCCGCCGTAAGTGAAGTCAAATTATTGGTGGGGCTGCACTCCTATAGTACAAGTATCTCATAGGAACTCCAGCTGTCCGACGAGCAGAAGGCGGTGGCCCATGCCAATGGCGCCCTTTGCGCCCAGCAGGAGGGCATCACCAAGGACCAGGCGCTCGCTCTGCGAAACGGAAAGTTTGACGACAGCGATCCCAAGGTCAAGTGCTTCGCCAACTGCTTCCTGGAGAAGACCGGATTCCTGATCGACGGACAGGTCCAGCCCGCCGTCGTTCTGGCCAAGTTGGGACCGATCGTCGGCGAGGACAACGTGAAGGCCGTCCAGGCCAAGTGTGACGCCATCAAGGGAGCCGATAAGTGCGACACCGCCTTCCAGCTGTTCGAGTGCTACTACAAAAACCGCGCCCAAATCTAAGCGGAATCCTTGCGAATTTTAAACGTGTGATATTCTTTCTGTGACTTGTTACTTATTTGCTTTAACCACGCCTATCCAATGAAAACACTATGTACAGATCCTAAACTCTTCCAATAAAATTGaacaaaaatgtgttaaaaagtaatattttaacattgaaatatttattcttgtatttataatttgtgTAGCGTTTTGTCGTGAATATCATAAGAAGGAATATAACATAATTAGAACAATTTTAAAGACTTTGTAGTTACATCACGATAATATAAACTGTTTTAAATTCAAGTTTAAAGGCAGGGACTAGCACTAGCATTTTGATGTGAgaaaacttttattaataaaacacAGCTTTAAGAATATTGGAATGTAAGACGACAACTGTTAGACCCTCCGAACCCGTACCAATCAAGGTCTTCGAGCCCCAAAGAACTTTCAAGTAAATTTCATTGCCAACTTTGACATCTCCGAGGAAATGAAGAGCAAATTCTTCTACATAATTGCTTAAGCACATTCGGGTTTCGACTTGTCACTGGAAGCTCCACTGTATGACCCATTTGCGCCGTGGTCCAGGCCACGCACCCATTTGCATAACAGTGGGCCATCATTAAGGACCACTGTCAGACCGTCGTCAGGGGCTTAAGTCCTTGGCCAGAGCGCCGATCCCAGAGGCATTTGCCCGCTCATGTTTGGCATAAATATTGATGAGCGACGGCAAACTTATTCGCACAAAGACCGGGATCCTGGGCCGCGAACCCCGGATCCTGGGCTGTGTGCGTGCGGCCTGGGCAAATGAATTGGACACATGGAGCCGtgtttttaaaagcccaaatCCAATTAACAAGTCATTAAACATTCATTGAGCACGTGTCGCAATTGCATTTACCGGTTCGACTTTGGGGCCAGGTGGCACATAAGGCACAATTGCTTTGCTTCGGCTTGGGTTTTGGCTTTGGGGACTTTGGATCGCAGCCAGGGTGGCGGACTTGGCTTGGCGTCCATAATTCATTTTGTCACTTCCTGGGGACGGTCTGGCCGTCATGTCACTTCCATTTAGCATCCGTTTCAGTTGCAGTTGTCTGCACAAGAGCTTGGCCAGCAAACAATCACTGATGCGATTACTGATGTCTATTAAAAAGGCAGCCCAATCGACGGTTCCACCCCCGAGCCACTAATGCATTTAAGTAGACGGCCATGGCGGCCTGTCAAAGGAACCAACACGCGTGGGATGCTAGCACATTGATGCTCGACATCAGCCTTTGTCTTGGCCGTCTTGTTTGACTTGTCTTGCCGTAAGTTGGCTTTCAATGGCCAAGGACCAAGGACCAAGGAACAGGGACTGCGGAAAACGCTGGGGTCGGGTGGGGTTGATTCCTAATGCCTGCGGTTCTCACAttaatgtaatttaattttataaaaacttcgcTGCAGGGTGGCTGCCACTGTCTTGTTTCATGCTTCGATGTCCCTCGCTTTTTGTCCGTCCTTGTGGAGTTTCTTTGATCTTAAAGACCAATGTGTGATGTGGCTGGGGATGTTGCGGTTGTGTTCCTGATTATCAGCACAAGACTGTTATTAAGTCCGTCTATTAGGGAGTGCAAAAGAAAGTTGGAGTCGAAGTAAACCAGTTGGTGTGGTTGAAACTAATGTGATTGAATGTGAGCTGGCTAGGAATTTGGAGTATAATAGATAGAAACCAAAGATAATATAAACTACTTTGGTACTACTACTAACACTACCATGGTCTTTGTAGAAACGCCATTAAAAGTCAAAATACACTGGTGGGCATACGTATTCCgacaatatatataataacgtaatcatttgaatttgaacttACTTCTTGCAAACTTAGGCATCAATGGAGAGGTAGtttaaatgccgtttgaatgatacaatacttttcttaacccattcagtacttattaaaaaggACGAATTTATGTGAATATCTACATTTTACACTATTTTCCTTGTTttgaaaacataaattttttgatgcaaaaagtttcttcaagccaaaattataacaactgcaaaaaaattatttcaaaaaagatttttttaggattttttttgaaaaggtTTAGAAATATGCATTTGAGCCATAATTTTCTCCTTTTCatagaatttatattttgacaATGTcaccttttaaaattatacaaatataagcaaaatgatattttaaaaattctttttgcagttaatatttgcttttatttggagaaactttttgcatcaaaaAAGACGATGAAAAAAATCTAAAGagtagattttcacacaaattataaattttccaTAGGTACTGAATTGGGTAAAGAAAGTTTACAAGAAAAAATTATgagtatatttaacttttgtttcgtcaaaatacttatgcgGACTCGTGTAAGCGATGGTAATGCGCATTTTATTACTTACCGTACATCGTCTATAGTAAATCATTTGTGTTTGCCAGCCCCATTTTGTAACATTACCATATCTGTAATCTAATAATTTTTCGAAAgtattttatgaaaaactgTCATTACCCgccaaaataaattagtcAATAATTACTATGATTATTTTAGCTGACAAATGGGAACAAAACAAACTGAGAGTATCATAGTAATTGCCTCGCCAGTTTTTTAAACACCTTTATGGAACGTcactaaaatgttttgcagATTCATCTGCCAAATTGAGCCTGTAATTTTTTGCCAAACCATTTTCTTTTTGCGTAATTATAGAAGCCTTTAAGCGGTCACATCAAATATCGCAGATGAGCGCCCTTTGTCGATGCTAATTTGAATTCCCAACCGAAAATGATTTTGGCAATGCACTGGGGCATGGCGCATTATTTGTGATAACGATAGCTGATGGGCCCAGGTATTCAAGCATAAAATGGATTGGCGATCGATTTGAACAACAATTAAATAGCAATTTTAAAAGAGATGGCCTCTATAAAGTAGACTCTATAAAAGCAGTCGGCTAAGCCGCGACAGACTTTGTAGGTCAAACTAGTTCTAaagctaaacaaaaaatatttttgaaacattGTATTTAGATGTATTTTCGAGTCGATTTGCTGTCAATACTTTTCCTGACTCTCACTGATATTCTGCCATTAGCATGGGTAATGTTTCTCAAATTCATCTGTTTAGTCTGCTGGGTTACTAAGAAGCAGATGGAAAAATTCCAATCACCcgaacattaaataaataaataacataaagtGTGCCAGAAACGTAAATACTTCAGAATGTTAAAGCCTTTTCTTGCAGGCCCGATCGCTGACCGTCTCGCTGAACTTGTCCATGACCCGAACTCTGGTTCCAGATCCTCCAAATGGAACAGAGACCAAGCTCAGCCAGGATATGCTGAGGTCCTGCATGCGGAAGACCGAGATCTCGATGTCGCAGCTAAAGCTCTTTCACATGAGCCTGGCCAACAGTGACTACAACAACGACAATGACGTGGCTCCGACTCCAGTTCAGTCCATGGGTGACGTCAACAACCTGGGCGACCTGGACTTCAATGGCAACTCCCAGATGCCCTTTCTCGATTTGAAGCACAATGAGCCGCTCCAGTGCTTCGTGAGCTGCCTGTACGAGGCACTGGATCTGGACAGGTACAATGTCCTGTTGGAGGAGGCCTTCAAGAACCAGGTGCAGACGATCATTCAGCACGAGAAGGCCGATATCAAGGAGTGCAGCGATCTGCAGAGCAAGACACGCTGCGAGGCGGCCTACAAGTTGCACGTGTGCTACAATCACCTGAAAACGCTCGAGGCGGAGCAGCGAATCCGCGAGATTCTCGAGCGGACGGAGGCGGAGAGCGAGGGGTTCGAGCCGGATGGCAGCGACTTTATTGACGGTACTCAGCACTCGGGCGAGTCAGTGACCACAGTTAAATCGGAGTAGATAGACAACTTTGTATCTTTGGGCCTCATATCTTATCGGTGTCTGCGTAACTAAATGAgtgtaaaagtaaaataattcCATTTTCGGGCCctttaaaactataaataaattgactgcattttaaaatgtaaccTATTTAAAGTTCGTACTATTGCTAAgttggtatatatatatttattattaccaATAAAGTCTAGGTTTGGGAGTAATCTTTTTTTAcgtaaacaaaatttttaagagcATAGTTTTAGGATGACagttaagtaaaataaaagtagTTGATGTAAAGACTTTTGAactcatttaaaatgtatacaaaaaattCTTATGTACTCctcaaaagattttaatttagtaagtaattagaaatataattatttcacCGAAAAAATGGAGACCGTTGGTTGTGCATAAGTATTAACAATGtaatgtttaataaaatatatttaaccacaataaacactttaaataaaatatttagattgGTCTTAATGAAACATATAAaaacaatctctcaaaaacaaaagttatgaaaataaactaaaatcaaaactataaacaaaatttaaaagagCTACGCACAATAAAACAGAGTAAATAACTAGCAAATTAAAGCTCGCTGAGCCGAAAGACATGTTGAGGCGTGGATGATTCAACGCCATCGGCTGGTTAAAATGTGAAAACGCCCAATTGGtttagcaaattaaaaaattaactgGTTCAAGAacagaataataaaaataattgaatttaaaaatataataatttaattggtaCCACTGGttctataatttatatattttacgaGTATTTAAGGCCCGTTGTTTTAAACTGAATTCAGTTGTAAAGTGAAGATAGATTTGTGAAGATGAACTTTATTGTGGTGGTATTCCTTTTCGCTTTAAGCGAACTGGCAGCGGTGAGTTATAGGCGAATTATATTTTGGATCAGGATATTGTATTCTCTTTTGTTGGTTATACAGGGTCAGTCGGCTGCTGATTTGGCAGCCTACAAGCAAATGCAACAAGCCTGCATCAAGGAGCTCAACATTGCAGCCAACGATGCCAACTTGCTGACCACGGATAAGGAGGTGGCCAATCCCTCGGAGTCGGTGAAGTGCTATCACAGCTGCGTGTACAAGAAACTAGGACTCCTCGGCGACGATGGAAAGCCCAACGCCGACAAGATCGTCAAGTTTGCCCAGCTCCGTTTCAGCAGCGTGCCGGTCGACAAACTGAAGTCCCTGCTGAATAGTTGTGGAGCCACCAAGTCGTCCACCACATGCGACTTTGTCTTTAACTATGAAAAGTGTGTGGTTAAGGGATTCAGTGCCTAAAGGGTGTCCCCAACAATCAGCATCCgtttaaaacaataaacttATTTTGAAGTGTTCAACGCACTCGACGGTTAATTGTCTGGTCTGGGGGCTCATGcatttaattatgcaaattgaaaACGCCGAATGACATGGCACACACATGAATATGGATTATAAGCGGTTTACGCGGAACAGGGCCTGAAATCCCCAATTAAGCTGCGGCAAATTCTGGACCCCACCCTCCTGATGCAGACTGAATTACGCTTTCAAAGCAGGTTTTCAgttcacaaaaaattaaacaaaaatagaaTGCAACACTAAGCCCAAAAGTGAAATCTGTTGAATTGATACAAAAAAGTTCAAAGATGAGGTAATTAGTTTTGCACTTTTTCAATTGGTTATTTCTGTTT is part of the Drosophila biarmipes strain raj3 chromosome 2R, RU_DBia_V1.1, whole genome shotgun sequence genome and encodes:
- the LOC108026931 gene encoding general odorant-binding protein 56d; the encoded protein is MKFLIVLSAILAISSAELQLSDEQKAVAHANGALCAQQEGITKDQALALRNGKFDDSDPKVKCFANCFLEKTGFLIDGQVQPAVVLAKLGPIVGEDNVKAVQAKCDAIKGADKCDTAFQLFECYYKNRAQI
- the LOC108026595 gene encoding uncharacterized protein LOC108026595; the encoded protein is MYFRVDLLSILFLTLTDILPLAWARSLTVSLNLSMTRTLVPDPPNGTETKLSQDMLRSCMRKTEISMSQLKLFHMSLANSDYNNDNDVAPTPVQSMGDVNNLGDLDFNGNSQMPFLDLKHNEPLQCFVSCLYEALDLDRYNVLLEEAFKNQVQTIIQHEKADIKECSDLQSKTRCEAAYKLHVCYNHLKTLEAEQRIREILERTEAESEGFEPDGSDFIDGTQHSGESVTTVKSE
- the LOC108026598 gene encoding general odorant-binding protein 56a; translated protein: MTVNEDRFVKMNFIVVVFLFALSELAAGQSAADLAAYKQMQQACIKELNIAANDANLLTTDKEVANPSESVKCYHSCVYKKLGLLGDDGKPNADKIVKFAQLRFSSVPVDKLKSLLNSCGATKSSTTCDFVFNYEKCVVKGFSA